CTATTAAACCATCATTAGTTTTAACTAAATGATTTTGTTCATATAAGTAAGAATAAAATTCACTTCCAACATTATCATCTTGTTGCTTTTCTACTAAATTGGAATATTTAGCAACTCCATTATCATAAACTTGGCTAATAGTAATATCATGTAAATTTCCTTCTGAAGAAATTTGATGATATTCAGTATTAATACTTGTAGTTGCACTATTTAAAACGGTAAAGATTCCTGTAGAAAGAAAAACAAGGAAAGTTAATCCAACCATACTTAGCTTATTTTTCTTTAACGATCTAAAAGCGTTCTTTAATAGATTTCACATAAATACGTTAATTTATAAATTATATTAATTAGTAATATATACTTATTACCATTAACATAATATAGAAAGCGATAGTAACAATTACTATCTATATGATCTTAACAGGTAAATTCAAAGGTAAAACAGTTCAAATTGAACAGATTAACTTTCAAGATCCACATATTTTGCATAAACTAGATAACATTGGTTTAACAGTTGGTGCAATTATTAAAGTTTTGGACTTTAATACCGATAAAAAGCTGCTTTATCTTAATATTTACAATGTTGATTATGTCTTAAGAGAAAGTGACTGTTATGGCATTGAAGTCAAAGAAATTAGTGAAGAAAACTAAAAAACATTTAGTTATCAGCTCCCAACAAACAAAATTAAACCAAATTAAACAACATGTTTGT
Above is a window of Candidatus Malacoplasma girerdii DNA encoding:
- a CDS encoding FeoA domain-containing protein, encoding MILTGKFKGKTVQIEQINFQDPHILHKLDNIGLTVGAIIKVLDFNTDKKLLYLNIYNVDYVLRESDCYGIEVKEISEEN